The following proteins are encoded in a genomic region of Alistipes shahii WAL 8301:
- a CDS encoding 4Fe-4S binding protein, with the protein MAKIKGTIVVDKERCKGCGVCASACPCDVLALSAEVNSKGYPVAWMVNPDSCTGCASCAVICPDSCITVYRQKFE; encoded by the coding sequence ATGGCAAAAATCAAAGGAACAATCGTTGTCGACAAGGAGCGCTGCAAGGGGTGCGGGGTCTGTGCTTCGGCCTGTCCGTGCGACGTGCTCGCGCTGTCGGCGGAGGTCAACAGCAAAGGTTATCCCGTTGCGTGGATGGTCAATCCCGATTCCTGCACGGGCTGTGCCTCCTGTGCGGTGATTTGTCCGGATAGCTGCATTACGGTTTATCGTCAAAAATTCGAGTAA
- a CDS encoding 3-methyl-2-oxobutanoate dehydrogenase subunit VorB: MAENEVKLMKGNEVIAHAAIRYGCDGYFGYPITPQSEVMETLMELKPWETTGMVVLQAESEISSINMVYGGASTGKRVMTSSSSPGISLMSEGLSYLAGAELPCLIVNCQRGGPGLGTIQPSQGDYFQACKGGGHGDFHMIVLAPNSVQEMHDHVFEAFDLAFKYRNPALILADGAIGQMMEKVVLAPQRPRKTDEELKAECGAWAAQGKPAGRARNIVTSLELQSEKMEVINKRLQEKYKALEENEVRYEAIECDDADYVIVAFGSSARICSATVEMARAEGLKVGLLRPITLYPFPKKQLAEMAARGVKGFLSAELNAGQMVEDVRLAVNGKAPVEHYGRQGGMMFNPDEVLDALKEKLIKK, translated from the coding sequence ATGGCAGAGAATGAAGTGAAACTGATGAAAGGCAACGAAGTGATCGCCCATGCGGCCATTCGCTACGGTTGCGACGGATATTTCGGATACCCCATCACTCCGCAGTCGGAGGTGATGGAGACCCTCATGGAACTCAAACCGTGGGAGACCACGGGCATGGTCGTTTTGCAGGCCGAGTCGGAGATCTCTTCGATCAACATGGTCTACGGCGGCGCATCGACCGGAAAACGGGTGATGACCTCCTCGTCCAGCCCCGGCATCAGCCTGATGTCCGAGGGGTTGAGCTACCTGGCGGGCGCCGAGCTGCCCTGCCTGATCGTCAATTGCCAGCGCGGCGGCCCGGGCCTGGGTACGATCCAGCCTTCGCAGGGCGACTATTTCCAGGCCTGCAAAGGCGGCGGCCACGGCGATTTCCACATGATCGTGCTGGCTCCCAACTCGGTGCAGGAGATGCACGACCATGTGTTCGAGGCGTTCGACCTCGCGTTCAAATACCGCAATCCGGCGCTGATCCTCGCCGACGGCGCCATCGGTCAGATGATGGAGAAGGTGGTGCTCGCACCCCAGCGTCCGCGCAAGACCGACGAGGAGCTGAAAGCCGAGTGCGGCGCGTGGGCCGCGCAGGGCAAACCCGCCGGCCGCGCGCGCAACATCGTGACTTCGCTCGAATTGCAGTCGGAGAAGATGGAAGTCATCAACAAACGGTTGCAGGAGAAATACAAGGCGCTGGAAGAGAACGAGGTGCGTTACGAAGCCATCGAGTGCGACGACGCCGACTACGTGATCGTGGCCTTCGGTTCGTCGGCCCGCATCTGCTCGGCGACGGTCGAAATGGCTCGCGCCGAGGGGCTGAAAGTCGGCCTGCTGCGTCCGATCACCCTCTACCCTTTCCCCAAGAAGCAGCTTGCCGAGATGGCCGCGCGGGGCGTCAAGGGATTCCTCTCGGCGGAACTCAACGCCGGGCAGATGGTCGAGGACGTGCGGCTGGCCGTCAACGGCAAGGCCCCGGTCGAGCATTACGGGCGTCAGGGCGGCATGATGTTCAACCCGGACGAAGTGCTCGACGCGCTCAAGGAAAAACTGATTAAAAAGTAG
- a CDS encoding 3-phosphoglycerate dehydrogenase, whose translation MKILVATEKPFAKKAVDGIRKIVEDAGYELALLEKYTDKGQLLEAVADVDALIVRSDKVTAEVIAAAKNLKIVVRAGAGYDNVDLAAASARGIVVMNTPGQNSNAVAELALAMMIFMSRNRFTPGTGTELQGKTLGIHAYGNVGRLVGRKGKALGMNVVAYDPFIADGAVFEADGVKKVASVEELYRVSDFLSLHIPATAQTKGSIGYDLMMSMPKGATLVNTARKEVIDEEGVARAMTEREDLKYITDIAAGNQAELDEKFGKRVFATAKKMGAETAEANVNAGLAAANQIVDFLKNGNTRFQVNK comes from the coding sequence ATGAAGATACTGGTTGCAACGGAAAAACCCTTCGCCAAAAAGGCCGTGGACGGAATCCGTAAGATCGTCGAGGACGCCGGATACGAACTGGCGCTGCTCGAAAAATACACCGACAAGGGCCAGCTGCTCGAAGCCGTGGCCGACGTCGACGCGCTGATCGTCCGCAGCGACAAGGTGACCGCCGAGGTCATCGCCGCGGCGAAAAACCTGAAGATCGTGGTCCGCGCCGGCGCGGGTTACGACAACGTGGACCTTGCGGCGGCTTCGGCGCGGGGCATCGTGGTGATGAACACCCCGGGTCAGAACTCCAATGCCGTGGCCGAACTGGCGCTGGCCATGATGATCTTCATGTCGCGCAACCGCTTCACGCCGGGTACGGGTACGGAACTCCAGGGCAAAACCCTCGGCATCCACGCCTACGGCAACGTCGGCAGACTGGTGGGCCGCAAGGGCAAGGCGTTGGGCATGAATGTCGTCGCCTACGATCCGTTCATCGCCGACGGGGCGGTCTTCGAGGCCGACGGCGTGAAGAAAGTGGCTTCGGTCGAGGAGCTTTACCGGGTTTCCGACTTCCTTTCGCTGCACATTCCCGCCACGGCCCAGACCAAAGGCTCGATCGGCTACGACCTGATGATGTCGATGCCCAAGGGCGCGACGCTGGTCAACACCGCCCGCAAGGAGGTGATCGACGAGGAGGGCGTCGCGCGCGCTATGACCGAACGCGAGGACCTGAAATACATCACCGACATCGCCGCCGGCAATCAGGCCGAGCTGGACGAGAAGTTCGGCAAACGGGTTTTCGCCACGGCGAAGAAGATGGGCGCCGAGACCGCCGAGGCCAATGTCAACGCGGGACTCGCCGCCGCCAACCAGATCGTCGATTTTCTGAAGAACGGCAACACCCGTTTCCAGGTCAACAAATAG
- a CDS encoding peroxiredoxin, which yields MEKNEQQMPRLGEPVPAFEAMTTKGKISFPDDYKGKWVILFSHPADFTPICTTEILTFGARTEEFRALNCELVGLSVDSRNSHIAWLKTIREKIEYKGMKDVKVGFPIIDDVAMKVASLYGMIQPGESQTAAVRAVFFVDPKGVLRAMIYYPLALGRNFDEIRRVLVGLQTIDAFGIALPADWRPGDEVIVPMKGDDQEKVPEGAKCYDWFFCTKPLPKEEIGRKLGEKV from the coding sequence ATGGAAAAGAACGAACAGCAGATGCCGCGGCTCGGCGAGCCGGTTCCGGCATTCGAGGCCATGACCACCAAGGGGAAGATCAGCTTCCCGGACGATTACAAGGGCAAATGGGTGATTCTTTTCAGCCACCCTGCCGATTTCACCCCGATCTGCACCACCGAAATACTCACTTTCGGGGCGCGTACCGAGGAGTTCCGGGCGTTGAACTGCGAACTGGTCGGCCTGTCGGTCGACAGCCGCAACAGCCATATCGCATGGCTCAAGACCATCCGCGAGAAGATCGAGTACAAGGGCATGAAGGATGTGAAGGTCGGGTTCCCGATCATCGACGACGTTGCGATGAAAGTGGCGTCGCTCTACGGCATGATCCAGCCCGGCGAGAGCCAGACCGCCGCCGTGCGCGCCGTGTTCTTCGTCGACCCGAAGGGCGTGCTGCGGGCGATGATCTACTATCCGCTGGCTCTGGGCCGCAATTTCGACGAGATCAGGCGGGTTTTGGTGGGCTTGCAGACCATCGATGCCTTCGGCATCGCGCTGCCCGCCGACTGGCGTCCGGGCGACGAGGTGATCGTGCCGATGAAGGGCGACGATCAGGAGAAGGTTCCCGAAGGGGCGAAGTGCTACGACTGGTTTTTCTGCACCAAACCGCTGCCGAAAGAGGAGATCGGACGGAAACTCGGCGAGAAGGTATGA
- a CDS encoding DUF1015 domain-containing protein has product MVRIKPFRAVRPPKEHASEVASRPYDVLNSAEAKAEATERSLLHIIKPEIDFDPIADEHSQPVYDKAVENFRRWQSEGWLRQDPEEYYYIYAQTMEGRTQYGLAMCCHFEDYLSGAIKKHELTRPDKEEDRMIHVRNQKANIEPVFFAYPDDAEIDAIVADVVKNNAPEYDFTAADGFGHQLWVIRDRKTNDRITEIFAGIPALYVADGHHRTAAAARVGQECRAKNPNHTGCEEYCYFLAVTFPAGQLRIIDYNRVVKDLNGLTPAELLEKLNESFVVEDKGTEEYRPAALHNFSMYLDGRWYSLTARPGTYDDNDPIGVLDVTVLSNLVLDRILDIKDLRTSKRIDFVGGIRGLGELKRRVDSGEMKAAFALYPVSMQQLINIADTGNIMPPKTTWFEPKLRSGVVIHSFDEK; this is encoded by the coding sequence ATGGTTAGAATAAAACCTTTCCGCGCAGTCCGTCCCCCGAAGGAGCATGCCTCCGAGGTGGCTTCGCGCCCCTACGACGTACTCAACTCCGCCGAGGCGAAGGCCGAAGCCACGGAGCGTTCGCTGCTGCACATCATCAAGCCCGAGATCGACTTCGACCCCATCGCCGACGAGCATTCGCAGCCCGTCTACGACAAGGCGGTCGAGAATTTCCGCCGCTGGCAGTCCGAAGGCTGGCTGCGGCAGGACCCCGAGGAGTACTACTATATATATGCGCAGACGATGGAGGGCCGCACGCAGTACGGTCTGGCGATGTGCTGCCATTTCGAGGACTATCTCTCGGGGGCGATCAAGAAGCACGAGCTGACGCGTCCCGACAAGGAGGAGGACCGCATGATCCACGTCCGCAACCAGAAGGCCAACATCGAGCCGGTGTTCTTCGCCTATCCCGACGATGCCGAGATCGACGCCATCGTCGCCGACGTGGTGAAAAACAACGCCCCGGAGTACGATTTCACGGCTGCCGACGGCTTCGGGCACCAGTTGTGGGTGATCCGCGACCGGAAGACCAACGACCGTATCACGGAGATTTTCGCGGGCATCCCGGCGCTCTACGTCGCCGACGGACACCACCGCACGGCCGCCGCGGCGCGCGTGGGACAGGAGTGCCGCGCGAAGAATCCGAACCACACGGGCTGCGAGGAGTACTGCTATTTCCTGGCCGTGACCTTCCCGGCGGGCCAGCTCCGCATCATCGACTACAACCGCGTGGTGAAGGATCTGAACGGCCTGACGCCTGCCGAACTTCTCGAAAAACTCAACGAGTCGTTTGTCGTTGAGGACAAGGGGACGGAGGAGTACCGCCCCGCGGCGCTGCACAATTTTTCGATGTACCTCGACGGCCGCTGGTACAGCCTGACGGCCCGGCCGGGCACCTATGACGACAACGACCCGATCGGCGTGCTGGACGTTACGGTGCTGTCGAATCTGGTGCTGGACCGGATTCTGGACATCAAGGATCTGCGCACCTCGAAGCGGATCGACTTCGTGGGCGGCATCCGCGGTCTGGGCGAGTTGAAACGCCGTGTGGACAGCGGGGAGATGAAGGCGGCGTTCGCCCTCTACCCCGTCTCGATGCAGCAGCTGATCAACATTGCCGACACGGGCAACATCATGCCGCCGAAGACCACGTGGTTCGAACCCAAACTGCGGTCGGGAGTGGTGATCCACTCGTTCGACGAAAAATAA
- a CDS encoding nicotinate-nicotinamide nucleotide adenylyltransferase, with protein MKRVMLYFGSFNPVHRGHIALAEYVVGQGLCDEAVLVVSPQSPYKQAAELAPEMDRFEMAEIACAASKYPDRIKPSVVEFLLPKPSYTIDTLRYLKENFGSGMQFSILMGSDQIARLAGWKEYEQILEYPVYVYPRRGEPAEGFEGRITPLTDAPLQDFASTDVRDRIGRGEDVAAMLDEGVAAYIRRKGLWSPATRIAALGAQIAAEPGNTALLVERGKLHYRMGEWGPALNDFNAALRIDDTHVEAKEFARMVQEILEFRYKDIYNP; from the coding sequence ATGAAACGGGTCATGCTCTATTTCGGGTCGTTCAACCCCGTGCACCGCGGCCACATCGCGCTGGCGGAATACGTCGTCGGGCAGGGTCTCTGCGACGAGGCCGTGCTGGTCGTTTCGCCCCAAAGCCCCTACAAACAGGCCGCGGAACTGGCTCCCGAAATGGACCGTTTCGAAATGGCCGAGATCGCCTGCGCCGCTTCGAAATACCCGGATCGCATCAAACCTTCGGTCGTGGAATTTCTGCTGCCGAAACCCTCATACACAATAGATACCCTGCGTTACCTCAAGGAAAACTTCGGGTCAGGGATGCAGTTCTCGATCCTGATGGGCAGCGACCAGATCGCGCGCCTCGCGGGATGGAAGGAGTACGAACAAATCCTCGAATACCCGGTTTACGTCTACCCGCGGCGCGGCGAACCGGCGGAGGGATTCGAAGGGCGCATCACGCCGCTGACGGACGCCCCGTTGCAGGACTTCGCCTCGACGGACGTGCGCGACCGCATCGGGCGGGGCGAGGACGTCGCCGCCATGCTCGACGAGGGCGTCGCCGCCTACATCCGCCGCAAGGGGCTGTGGAGTCCCGCGACGCGCATCGCGGCCCTCGGGGCGCAGATCGCCGCCGAGCCCGGAAACACGGCGCTTCTGGTCGAGCGCGGAAAACTCCATTACCGGATGGGCGAGTGGGGTCCGGCCCTCAACGACTTCAACGCGGCGCTGCGTATCGACGACACGCATGTCGAAGCCAAGGAGTTCGCCCGGATGGTGCAGGAGATACTGGAATTCCGATACAAAGATATATACAACCCCTGA
- the serC gene encoding 3-phosphoserine/phosphohydroxythreonine transaminase: MKKHNFNAGPSILADEVIENAAKAILDFNGSGLSLLSISHRTKDFDDVMAEADVLFRELLHIPDNYKIIYLGGGASTYFYEIPANFLGRKAGYVNTGVWAKKAIKEAKRYGEVEVLASSEDRNFTYIPKGFAIPADLDYVHITSNNTIYGTEYHEDLSSPVPLIADMSSDILSRPVDVSKYAMIYGGAQKNLAPAGVAFAIIREDMLDRIVRDLPTMMSFRTHVENNSMFNTPPVFPIYVLKETLKWLKSIGGVDEIYRRNKEKAALLYDEIDRNPLFRGTVEKEDRSLMNICFVMAEGCEELAPEFMEFAKSRGMVGIKGHRLVGGFRASCYNALPKESVEALVACMQEFAEAHKK, from the coding sequence ATGAAAAAGCACAACTTCAATGCGGGACCTTCCATTCTGGCGGACGAGGTCATCGAAAATGCGGCCAAGGCGATTCTCGACTTCAACGGATCGGGTCTTTCGCTGCTTTCGATCTCGCACCGGACGAAGGATTTCGACGACGTGATGGCCGAGGCCGACGTTCTTTTCCGCGAATTGCTCCACATTCCCGACAACTACAAGATCATCTATCTTGGGGGCGGTGCAAGTACCTATTTCTATGAAATTCCCGCCAACTTCCTGGGCAGGAAGGCCGGTTATGTGAATACGGGTGTCTGGGCCAAAAAGGCCATCAAGGAGGCGAAACGTTACGGCGAAGTGGAGGTGCTGGCTTCGTCCGAGGACAGGAACTTCACCTATATTCCCAAGGGGTTCGCCATTCCCGCCGACCTGGACTATGTGCATATCACCTCGAACAATACGATCTACGGCACGGAGTACCACGAGGACCTCTCGTCGCCCGTGCCCCTGATCGCCGACATGTCTTCGGACATCCTCTCGCGCCCGGTGGACGTTTCGAAATACGCCATGATCTACGGCGGCGCGCAGAAGAACCTGGCTCCCGCGGGCGTGGCGTTCGCCATCATCCGCGAGGATATGCTGGACAGGATCGTCCGCGACCTGCCGACGATGATGTCGTTCAGGACCCATGTCGAGAACAACTCGATGTTCAACACTCCTCCCGTGTTCCCGATCTACGTCCTGAAGGAGACCCTGAAGTGGCTCAAGTCGATCGGCGGCGTCGACGAAATCTACCGCCGCAACAAGGAGAAGGCCGCGCTGCTCTACGACGAGATCGACCGCAACCCGCTCTTCCGCGGTACGGTCGAGAAGGAGGACCGTTCGCTGATGAACATCTGCTTCGTGATGGCCGAGGGCTGCGAGGAGCTGGCTCCCGAGTTTATGGAGTTCGCCAAGAGCCGCGGCATGGTCGGCATCAAGGGCCACCGTCTGGTGGGCGGCTTCCGCGCGTCGTGCTACAACGCCCTGCCCAAGGAGAGCGTCGAGGCGCTGGTGGCCTGCATGCAGGAGTTCGCCGAGGCGCATAAGAAATAG
- a CDS encoding thiamine pyrophosphate-dependent enzyme, whose protein sequence is MAEVEKKTENLVYAKPKLITDNVMHYCPGCSHGTVHKLIAEVIEEMGLAEKTVGISPVGCSVFAYNYIDIDWIEAAHGRALAVATAVKRLYPQNMVFTYQGDGDLSAIGTAESIHAAARGENVVAVYINNAIYGMTGGQMAPTTLLGMKTATTPYGRDPRLNGYPYKIAEMMAHLDGATYITRQSVHTAANVRKCKKAIRKAFENSMAGNGFSLVEVVSTCNSGWKLSPVASNQWLAENMLPFYPLGDIKDVKKE, encoded by the coding sequence ATGGCAGAGGTTGAAAAGAAAACGGAGAATCTGGTTTACGCAAAACCGAAACTCATCACCGATAACGTCATGCACTACTGCCCGGGTTGCAGTCACGGCACGGTGCACAAGCTCATCGCCGAGGTCATCGAGGAGATGGGACTCGCGGAGAAGACCGTGGGCATTTCGCCCGTGGGCTGCTCGGTGTTCGCCTACAACTATATCGACATCGACTGGATCGAGGCGGCGCACGGGCGCGCGCTGGCCGTTGCGACGGCCGTGAAGCGGCTCTACCCGCAGAATATGGTCTTCACCTATCAGGGCGACGGCGACCTGTCGGCCATCGGTACGGCGGAGTCGATCCATGCGGCGGCGCGCGGCGAGAACGTCGTGGCCGTCTACATCAACAATGCGATCTACGGCATGACCGGCGGCCAGATGGCTCCGACCACCCTCTTGGGCATGAAGACCGCGACGACCCCCTACGGCCGCGATCCGCGGCTGAACGGCTATCCCTACAAGATCGCCGAGATGATGGCCCATCTGGACGGCGCGACCTACATCACGCGCCAGAGCGTGCATACGGCGGCCAACGTGCGCAAGTGCAAAAAGGCGATCCGCAAGGCGTTCGAGAATTCGATGGCCGGCAACGGTTTTTCGCTCGTGGAGGTCGTCTCGACCTGCAACAGCGGGTGGAAACTCTCGCCCGTGGCTTCGAACCAGTGGCTTGCCGAGAACATGCTGCCCTTCTATCCGCTGGGCGACATTAAAGATGTTAAAAAAGAGTAA
- the gmk gene encoding guanylate kinase, with protein sequence MGKVIIFSAPSGSGKTTIVRHLLERYPQFEFSISATSRAPRGQERDGVDYYFLSHGEFMQAVAENRFVEWEEVYKGTCYGTLRSEVERIWAKGHVIVFDVDVVGGINLKRIFGDDACSVFIMPPSVEELRRRLEGRGTDAPEVIDRRVAKAEFELTKAPEFDHVVVNDCLDEAVCGTCSILDQFIAR encoded by the coding sequence ATGGGTAAGGTCATCATATTCTCCGCCCCGAGCGGTTCAGGCAAAACCACCATCGTCCGGCACCTGCTGGAACGCTATCCGCAGTTCGAATTCTCCATCTCGGCGACCAGCCGCGCCCCCCGCGGCCAGGAGCGCGACGGGGTGGACTACTACTTCCTCTCGCACGGGGAGTTCATGCAGGCCGTGGCCGAAAACCGCTTCGTGGAGTGGGAGGAGGTCTACAAGGGAACCTGCTACGGCACGCTGCGCTCGGAGGTGGAGCGCATCTGGGCCAAGGGCCATGTGATCGTCTTCGACGTCGACGTGGTCGGCGGCATCAACCTCAAGCGCATCTTCGGCGACGACGCCTGCTCGGTGTTCATCATGCCGCCCTCGGTCGAGGAGCTGCGCCGACGGCTCGAAGGCCGCGGCACGGACGCCCCGGAGGTGATCGACCGCCGCGTGGCCAAGGCCGAATTCGAACTGACGAAAGCCCCCGAGTTCGACCACGTGGTGGTCAACGACTGCCTCGACGAGGCCGTGTGCGGCACGTGCAGCATCCTCGACCAATTCATCGCACGGTAG
- a CDS encoding 2-oxoacid:acceptor oxidoreductase family protein, which yields MKETLIIAGFGGQGVLSMGKILAYSGVMQDFEVTWMPSYGPEMRGGTANVTVILSDRKISSPIAHEFDTAIILNQQSMEKFEPMVKPGGVLIYDTNGITRHPVRKDIEVYAIDATAECAKMGQAKLFNTMILGGYLKVRPVVAMENVMVGLKKSLPERAWKMLPANEEAIRHGGEIIRKR from the coding sequence ATGAAAGAGACGTTGATAATTGCAGGATTCGGAGGACAGGGCGTCCTCTCGATGGGTAAGATTCTGGCTTACTCGGGGGTGATGCAGGATTTCGAGGTGACGTGGATGCCCTCCTACGGTCCCGAGATGCGCGGCGGCACGGCCAACGTGACGGTGATTCTCTCCGACCGGAAGATTTCGTCGCCTATCGCCCATGAATTCGACACGGCGATCATCCTGAACCAGCAGTCGATGGAGAAATTCGAGCCGATGGTCAAGCCGGGCGGCGTGCTGATCTACGACACGAACGGCATCACGCGGCACCCCGTGCGCAAGGACATCGAAGTCTATGCGATCGACGCCACGGCCGAGTGTGCGAAGATGGGTCAGGCCAAACTGTTCAACACGATGATCCTGGGCGGTTACCTCAAGGTGCGCCCCGTGGTCGCGATGGAGAACGTGATGGTGGGTCTGAAAAAGTCGCTTCCCGAGCGCGCGTGGAAAATGCTTCCGGCCAACGAGGAGGCCATCCGCCACGGCGGCGAGATAATCCGCAAGCGGTGA
- a CDS encoding YicC/YloC family endoribonuclease produces the protein MTGFGKGEAALRNKKITVEIRSLNSKQLDLSLRLPAVYRQSEYEIRNLIARTIQRGKVDVFVTVESQAVETSARINREVFREYLRQMNDTLSFSGIDAGYDAILPVIMRLPDVVATEAEAISEEEHAALLAAVEAAAAHLDAFREQEGAILIADLLRRVELIEQYKTEVVPFEKARTETVKARILDNLSKLAVDVDRNRLEQEMIFYLEKLDITEEKVRLTNHCNYFREVASSEEGAGRKLGFIAQEMGREINTMGSKANEPNIQILVVKMKDELEKIKEQVLNIL, from the coding sequence ATGACCGGCTTCGGCAAAGGCGAGGCCGCACTCCGGAATAAGAAAATCACGGTCGAGATCCGCTCGCTGAACTCCAAGCAGTTGGACCTCTCGCTGCGCCTCCCGGCAGTCTACCGGCAGTCGGAATACGAGATCCGCAACCTGATCGCCCGCACGATCCAGCGGGGCAAGGTCGACGTCTTCGTCACGGTCGAGTCGCAGGCTGTCGAAACGTCGGCGCGCATCAACCGCGAGGTGTTCCGCGAATACCTCCGCCAGATGAACGACACGCTTTCGTTCTCGGGCATCGACGCTGGCTACGACGCCATCCTGCCCGTGATCATGCGTCTTCCGGATGTCGTCGCGACCGAGGCCGAAGCCATCTCCGAAGAGGAGCACGCCGCGCTGCTCGCCGCCGTGGAGGCTGCCGCTGCGCATCTCGACGCGTTCCGCGAGCAGGAGGGCGCCATCCTGATCGCCGACCTGTTGCGCCGCGTGGAGCTGATCGAGCAATATAAAACAGAGGTCGTGCCCTTCGAGAAGGCCCGCACCGAAACGGTCAAGGCCCGCATTCTGGACAACCTCTCGAAACTGGCCGTCGACGTGGACCGCAACCGGCTGGAGCAGGAGATGATCTTCTACCTCGAGAAACTCGACATCACCGAGGAGAAAGTGCGCCTCACGAACCACTGCAACTACTTCCGGGAGGTGGCCTCTTCGGAGGAGGGCGCAGGCCGCAAGCTGGGCTTCATCGCGCAGGAGATGGGCCGCGAGATCAACACGATGGGATCGAAGGCCAACGAGCCGAACATCCAGATTCTCGTCGTCAAGATGAAGGACGAGCTGGAGAAGATCAAGGAACAGGTATTGAATATCCTGTAA
- the fmt gene encoding methionyl-tRNA formyltransferase — protein MNAKDLRIVFMGTPEFAAPSLRALVGGGYNVVGVVTSPDKPAGRGQKIHQSEVKIAALELGLPVLQPEKLKAPEFVEALEALRPDLGIVIAFRMLPEVVWAMPRLGTFNLHASLLPQYRGAAPINWAIINGETETGVTTFLLNHEIDKGGIIGQIRVPILPEDNVGTLYERLMTTGTSLVTETVDRIAAGEIRPVEQQHIDEATLRPAPKIFKEDCRIDWEKPGREIVNFVRGLSPYPAAWTEMYREGDGEASSAKIFSASFEAAVHGEACGTLQSDGRTFIRVACADGWIALGELQIAGKKRLAVRELLLGWRDVQQCRFRE, from the coding sequence ATGAACGCCAAAGACCTTCGCATCGTATTCATGGGCACGCCCGAATTCGCCGCGCCGTCGCTGCGGGCGCTCGTCGGGGGCGGCTACAACGTCGTGGGCGTGGTGACTTCGCCCGACAAACCCGCCGGACGCGGACAGAAAATACACCAAAGCGAGGTTAAGATCGCGGCTCTGGAACTGGGTCTGCCGGTATTGCAGCCCGAAAAGCTGAAAGCCCCGGAGTTCGTCGAGGCCCTCGAGGCGCTGCGGCCCGACCTGGGCATCGTGATCGCCTTCCGCATGCTCCCCGAGGTCGTCTGGGCCATGCCGCGGCTGGGGACCTTCAACCTCCACGCCTCGCTGCTGCCCCAATACCGCGGGGCCGCGCCGATCAACTGGGCGATCATCAACGGCGAGACCGAGACGGGCGTCACCACGTTTCTGCTGAACCACGAGATCGACAAGGGCGGCATCATCGGGCAGATCCGGGTTCCGATCCTTCCGGAAGACAACGTCGGGACGCTCTACGAACGTCTGATGACAACGGGAACCTCGCTCGTAACCGAAACCGTCGACCGCATTGCGGCGGGGGAGATCCGGCCCGTGGAGCAGCAGCACATCGACGAGGCGACGCTGCGCCCGGCGCCGAAGATTTTCAAGGAGGACTGCCGGATCGACTGGGAAAAACCGGGCCGCGAGATCGTGAATTTCGTCCGCGGACTGTCACCCTATCCGGCGGCATGGACCGAGATGTACCGCGAGGGCGACGGCGAAGCGTCGAGCGCCAAGATTTTCTCGGCGTCGTTCGAGGCCGCGGTCCACGGCGAGGCGTGCGGCACGCTCCAGAGCGACGGAAGAACCTTTATCCGCGTGGCGTGCGCCGACGGATGGATCGCCCTCGGAGAACTGCAAATAGCGGGCAAAAAACGGCTCGCGGTGCGCGAATTGCTCCTCGGGTGGCGCGACGTACAGCAATGCCGCTTCCGGGAATAG